CCCACCGGTTTGACGCAGACGCGGCCGTCCGAATAGGCCATCGCATCGGGGCTGGGCAAAGGCCCCCTAATTGATGGGCGCTATCAGAATTTATGATTGGACGGCGCGCCACGCGGACGTTTACCTTGCGGCTACAACACATAAAGAGGAGACAAAGATGCCGCAATTCCGTCGTCTGGCGGCCGCATTGGCGGTCGCGCTCGTCATGCCTTTGGCCGATGGCGCCGCCCGCGCGGGCACCGTCACCGTCATCACCTCCTTTCCCAAGGACCTGACCCAGGCCTACAAGACCGCCTTCGAGAAGGCCAATCCCGGCGTCACGCTGGAGATATTGAACAAGAACACGGTGGCGGGGCTGGCCTATGTGCGCGAGACCCCGGCGGGCCAGCGGCCGGACGTCTTCTGGGCCAGCGCCCCGGATGCCTTCGAGGTGCTGAACCGCGACAAGCTGCTCGCGCCTGCCAAGGACGTAATCAATCCGAAGGTGCCAGACAAGATCGGCAGTTTCCCGATCAACGACCCGGGCGGGATGTACTACGGGCAGGCGCTGGCGGGCTACGGCATCATGTACAACACCCGCTACATCAAGGCGCACAAGCTGGCGCCGCCCAAGCAATGGACGGATCTGCTGGCGCCGGAATGGTTCGGCCACGTCGGCATTACGTCGCCCTCGCGCTCCGGGACCATGCACCTGACGGTGGAGACGATTCTGCAGGGCGAGGGCTGGGATCGGGGCTGGCAGACCCTGCTGCGCATGGCGGGCAACAGCAGCGCCGTGACGGAGCGTTCGTTCGGCGTGCCGGACGGCGTCAACAACGGGCAGTTCGGCGCGGGACCGGTCATCGACTTCTTCGGCCTGTCCAGCAAGTTTTCCAAATTCCCGGTGGACTTCGTCTATCCGACGGAAACGGCCATCGTGCCGGCCAACATCGCGCTGATCGAAGGCGCGAAAAACGCGGATGAAGGCAAGGCCTTCATCAAGTTCGCGTTGAGCGCCGCCGGGCAGGAGGTGCTGCTGGAGCCGAAGATTTCGCGCCTGCCGGTGCTGCCGTACAGCGAGCTGGAAGGCAAGATCCCGGCGGGCTATCCGGACCCGCTCGAATTGGCGAAGCGCAGCACCGTGCATTTCGACGTCGACCTGTCGCAGCAGCGGTACTACCTGGTGCAGTCCCTGTTCGACCAGACCATCACCTTCCGCTTGAAGGAGCTGCAGCAGGCCACCAAGGCCATCCATGACGCCGAACGCAAGCTTGGCGACAAGGCCAAATCCGGCAAGGCCGCCGAGCTGCTCGCCCAGGCCCGCAAGCTGGCGTGGTCGCCCCTGGTCGGCCAGCAGCAAAGCGGGGAAGCGGAGTTCCTGAAACTGTTCGCCGGCGACAAGCGCGATAGCGCGGTGAACCAGAAAATCACCCAGCTCGAAGGCGACTGGAACGGCAAGGCGCGCGGCAACTATGAGGAAGCCGCGCGGCTCGCGCAGCAGGCCGCCGCGCAGTAACGCGCGCAGTAACGGATAGCGGTTTCCTGCGGAGCATCCCGTGTCTCTTAACCTTGCGTCGAGCAAAGGCCCGGCGGTGGTGGCGGCCTGCGTCATCGCCTTCCTGGCCGCCTTTCTGATCGTGCCGGTGGCGACGGTCTTCCATGCCGCCTTCGTCAACGCGGACGGCAGCATCACGGCGGGCCACTTCCGGGCTTTCTTCAACCAGCCCCTGATGCAGGAGGCGTTCTACAACAGCCTTTACGTGGCGGTGTGGTCCACGCTGATCGCCAGCGTGCTGGCCATACCGCTGGCGTACTTCACCGTGCGCTTCCAGTTCCGCGGTGCGCTGTTGATCCAGACGCTGGGCATCCTGCCGCTGATCATGCCGCCTTTCGTGGGGGCGGTCGCGATGCAGCTGATTTTCGGCCGCTCCGGCAGCGTCAACCTGTTGCTGGGCGACTGGTTCGACATCAACTTGCCGCTGATGGAAGGCTTGAACAGCGTCATCTTCGTCGAGGCGCTGCATTACTTTCCCTTCATCCTGATGAACCTGGTCGTCGCGCTGCGCAACATCGATGGCGCGATGGAGGAGGCCGCGTTCAACCTGGGGTCGCGCGGATTCCGGCTGTTCCGCCGGATCATCTTCCCGCTGGCGCTGCCGGGCTATGTGGCCGGCGCGTCGCTAGTGTTCGTGAAAGTGTTCGACGACCTGGGCACGCCGCTGGTGCTGGGCACGACCAATATGCTGGCGCCGCAGGCGTACCTGCGCATCACCCAGGTTGGCCTGGAAGACCCGCTGGGCTATGTGATCAGCGTCATCATCATCGCCTTTTCCATTGCATCCCTCTGGCTGTCCGCCCGTGTGCTGAAAGGAAAGGACTATTCCACCTTGCAGAAAGGCGGCGCCGGCATCCAGAAACGGCGGCTGCGCCGGGGCGAAGCCGTGCTGGCCTATGGCTGGATCATCCTGGTGCTGCTGCTGGTGCTCTCGCCGCACATCGGGGTGCTGCTGCTGTCCTTCGCCAGCGTCTGGAGTTTCGCGCCGCTGCCCGACGGCTACACGCTGGCCCATTACGCCACCGTGTTCCAGGACTCGGGCGGCATGATCGCAAATACCCTGCTGTATTGCGGACTCGCGGCCGGCATCGACGTGGTCCTGGGGACCGCCATCGCCTATCTGCTGCTGCGTACGCGCCTGCCGGGCCGGCACTGGCTGGACTGGCTGGCGTCGGCCGCGCTGGCGGTGCCCGGCATCGTGCTGGCCATCGGCCTGCTGCGAACCTTCCGCCACGTCGAGCTGCCTTTCATGGCCACGACCTTGACGTCGTCGTGGGTCATCATCATGATCGCGTACTCGGTGCGCCGGCTGCCGTACGCCTTGCGATCGTGCGTGGCCGCGCTGCAGCAGATCAACGTCTCGCTGGAGGAAGCCGCGCAGTCTCTGGGCGCCAATCGCTGGCGGACCGTGCGCCGGGTGGTGGTGCCGCTGATGGCGGGCGGCATGCTGGCCGGGTTCGTTACCAGCTTCATCACCGCCGCCGTGGAGCTGTCCGCCACCATCATGCTGGTCACACGGGAAAGCCAGGCGCCGATGAGTTACGGGATCTACCTTTACATGCAAAGCGCGTCGGGACGCGGCCCGGGCGCGGCGCTGGGCGTGCTGGCGGTGATTGCCGTCGCGGTGGGCACCTACGTCAGCCACGTGCTGGTTGCGCGCACCGGTGCGCGGCGGCCCGACCGCGTGGAGGAAACGCTGGCGCTGGATCCGCAGAATGCGCCGGCCACGCGCCGATTGGAGACGACATGAAAAAAGTCAGCGTGGAGTGCCGCGGCATTTCCTTGTCCTACGGCAGGACGGAGGTGCTGAAGGATCTGAATCTGCACATCGAACCCGGCGAATTCTTTGCGCTGCTCGGGCCTTCCGGATCGGGCAAGTCGACGCTGTTGCGGCTGATCGCCGGCTTCAACCAGCACTCCCAGGGGCAGTTGCTGGTCGATGGCAAGGACATGACGGGCGTGCCGCCCTGGCGGCGCAACATCGGCATGGTTTTCCAGAACTACGCGCTGTGGCCTCACATGACGGTGCGGGACAACGTCGCTTTCGGTCTGGTCGAACGTCGCGTGCCGCGTGCGGAAATCCGCGAACGCACCGATGCCGCGCTGGCGCTGGTGGGGTTGTCGCAGTACGCGGGCCGGCGGCCGAACGAGTTGTCCGGCGGTCAGCAGCAGCGCGTCGCGCTGGCCCGCACCATCGTCATCGAACCGCAGGTGCTGCTGCTGGACGAGCCGCTGTCCAATCTGGACAAGAAGCTGCGCGTGCAGATGCGGCGTGAGTTGCTGGCCCTGCAGCGCCGCCTGGGCATAACGACCATCTTCGTGACCCATGATCAGGAAGAGGCGATGACCACGGCGGACCGCATGGCGGTGCTCGACCGGGGCGTGCTGCAGCAGATCGGCGCGCCGCATACCTTGTTCGACTTCCCCGTCAACGGCTTCGTGGCGAACTTCGTCGGCACGATGAACGTGCTGGAAGGCGCGGTGAAGGAGCGCACCAGCCATAGCGTCACGCTGGCGGTCGATGGCGTGGGCGATTTGCAGATGCCCGTTCATGGCGAGGTGCCGGCCGCGGCGCGGCTGGCGGCCAGTTTCCGTCCGCACGTGGTGCAGATCGACATGGCGGGCGGCAATACCGATGCGCGTTACCTCTGGCTGCCGGGCGTGGTGCAGGCCAGCGAGTTCCAGGGCGAGTTCACGCGCTACCAGGTGCAGGTGGGTGAACGCACGATCACCGCCGACCAGTCCCATCTTGCCGGTTTGTCGATTTTCCCGGTCGGGGCGCCCGTCACGGTGGGGGTGGAGCCCGCCCAGATCCGCCTGCTGGCCGCGTGAGCGGGCCGGCGTAGCGGACGGCCGCGGCAAGATGGAGATCTATCAAATACGGGCTTTCGTCAAAGTGGCGCGGCTGGGAAACCTGACGCGGGCGGCCGAAGCGCTTTGCCTGACGCAGCCCGCGGTGACGGCGCAAATCAAGGCGCTGGAGCAAAGCCTGGGCGTGGCGCTGTTCGACCGCAACGCGGGCCGCCTGACGCTGGCCAAGGCCGGCGAAGTCCTGCTGCCTACCGCCGAGGCGTTGCTCGCGCTGGGCAATCAGCTCAGGTCGGAAGCCCGGGGGCTGCAGGGCGCGCTGCACGGTGTGCTGGATCTGGGCGTGCCCAGCGAGCAGCCCGATTTTCTGCGCCTGGGCGAACTGGCTTCGGAAGTGACCCAACGCCTGCCTCTGATCGAGCTCAAGACCCACGTGCTGCCCACCGTGCAGCTGTCGGAGCAGGTGATGGCGGGGCGGCTCACCGCGGCCCTGGCGGTGGCCGCGCGGCCGCCGCTGGGCCTGCAATGGACGCCGCTGCGCAGCGTGCATTACCGCATCGCCCTGCCGCACGAACAGGCGGAAGCGGTCAAGCGGGGCGGGTGGCGTGAGCTGGCGCAGCTGCCGTGGCTGGACGGGCCGGCGGGCAGCCACGCTCATCTGCTGCTGCGCGAGATGTTCGAACGGCACGGGCTGGCGCCGCGCGTCGTCATGCAGAACGACGACCATGCCAATCTGGACGCGCTGGTGCGTGCGGGGGCGGGCTGCGCCTTGCTGCGCGAAGAGATCGCGATGGCGGGCGCGGCGGCGGGCGATTTCGTCGTCTGGGGCAACGCCCGCGCGGCGGCGACGCTGGGCTTCGTCCTGGCGCCCGAGCGCGCCGGCGAGCCCTTGCTCGTCGCCCTGGAATCCGTGATGCAGAAGATCTGGCTGGGCGGGCCGGCGGCGTAGCGTCAGGGCCAGGCCGGCAAAACCCCGGCGCGGCCGTGGCAAACGCGGAAGGCCTTAATCCACCTTCGCGTTCGAGCGCTTGACCACTTCCTCCCAGCGCGGCACTTCGCTGGCGACGAAGGCTGCGAATTCCTCGGGGGATCCGCCGACTTTCTCGGAGCCAAGCTCGGCCAGCTTGCCCGCGACTTCCGGGTTGGCCAGGGCCTTGGCGACCGCGGCGTGAAGCTGCGTCACCAGCGCGGGCGGCGTGCCGGCGGGCGCGAAGACGCCGTACCAGTTCGTGATGACGAAGTTCTTGAAGCCGGCTTCCGTCATCGTCGGGATGTCGGTGAAGCCCGCCGCCCGCGTCGCGCCCGTGGTCGCCAGCGGCACCACGCGGCCGGCCTTGGCCTGCGGCGACAGCGCCGCCGTGGTCTCGAAGGCCATCTGCACCTGTCCGCCGACCACGTCCATCATGGCCGGTCCCTGGCCCTTGTAGGGGATGTGCAGCAGGTCCGCGCCGGTGGCGAGGCGGAACAGTTCGCCCGCCAGGTGCTGCGGGCTGCCGCTGCCGCCCGAGGCGAAGCTGTACGTGCCGCTCTTTTGCAGCAGGCCGACCAGTTCGGGCAGCGTCTTCGCCGGCACCTTCGGATTGACGTAGAGCACCAGCGGCATGGCAGCGACTTCCGCCACGGGCCGCAAGGCCTCCACCGGGTCCAGCCTTAGCTTGTACAGATTGCGGTTGATGACGATGCCGGTGTTGTTGCCCAGCAGGACCGTGCAGCCGTCCGGCTCCGCCCGCGCCACGTATTCCGTGCCGATATTGCTGCTGGCGCCGCCACGGTTTTCCACGATGACCGGCACGCCCAGGTCGCCTTGCAACGAAGGCGCGATCAGGCGGGCCAGGATGTCGGTGGTGCCGCCGGGCGGGTAGGGCGACACGATCTTCAGGTTCTGGCAGGGATAGGGCGCGGCTTGCGCGGATGGGGCAGCCGCGATCATGGCCAGGGCCAGGGGCGTCGCGGCCAGGGCGGTATGCAGGGCGTTGGACAGGCGTGGTTTCATGTTTGCTCCTCCTTTTATTTATCGGTGTGGACGGCGTCAGGCTGGGGCGCGCGCATGCGCGCGTTGGTCCAGGCTGTTCGCGACGTATCAGCGGCCGCGGCGTTGCAGCGTGTGGTACCCATGCGCCTGGCGCGCCTGCGTCAGCGACATGCCGGCGCGCACGCTGTCCACGATGGCCTGCTCGGCGTCGCGCGTGCGCAGGGCCAGCGCCAGCACTTCGTCTTCGCGCGCCTGGGGCACGACCACGACGCCGTCGCCGTCGCCCAGCAGGATGTCGCCCGGGCGGACCCGGACGTCGCCCAGGCTGACGTCGCCGTTGACCTCGTCAACCTGTACGCGGTCCTTGCCGGTGCGCATGAAACGCCCGCGGCTGAACAGGGGATAGGAAAACTGGGCCGCCGCGTCGGCGTCGCGGCAGACGCCGTTGATCACGGTGCCGGCGATGCCGCGCCGCGATGCGACTTCGGTCAGGATGCCGCCCCACACCGTGCAGTCGGTTCTGCCGCCGTTGTCCAGCACCACGACGGCGCCCGCGGGTACATCGTCGATATAGTCGCCCACCGTGCCGGGTTGAACGTCCGCCGGGGCGTAGCGCACGGTGTAGGCGCGGCCCAGCAGGCGCTGCGCGGCGCTGACTGAGGCGATACCCAGCGCGCTGCCCGGCAGTCCCAGCCGGTCCAGGGCGTCGGAGACTTCAGCCGTGGAAAGCTCGGCATAGCCGGAAGGAATGGGCCGGCTGGCGGGGATGCCGGCGGCGGGCGCGGTGGGTTGCATGGCGTGGAGTCCGTATGGGAACGCATCGGGAATGCGGCCATCCTAACCACGCGGTTCGGTGGCGTCCAAGACAAGTCGACTATCGTTTCATAGATTTTTTCTTATAGTGCGCGCACGCGGCGGGCGGCCGGCCGTCATCGGTGGCGGGCATTGCGACCGGGGCTATTGTCTGCCGGCCGGCAGCAGGACGGACAGGAAGTCCGCCAGCGCGGGCGAGTCGTCGTCCTGCCGCCACGTCGCCGTCAGCGTGGTCAGGGCGGCGGCGCTGGCCCCGGACAGCGGCAGGTACACCACATCGGCACGGCCGTGCCGCGCCACCGACTCCCCGACGAGCGTGACGCCCAGGCCCGCCGCCACCAGCGCGATCGCGGTTTGTATCTCGTAGGCCTGATGCGCCACCCGCGGCGTAAAGCCCGCGTCGCGGCACAGGCTTTCCACCAGTCGCGGAAACCGCGCATTCGGATGCTTGGGATAGAACACGAAGGGAAGCTCGGCCAGATGCTGGACGCGCAGGCGCGGCCGCTTCGCCAAGGGGTGGTCGGCCGGCAGCACCGCCATCAGCTTTTCCTGCAGCAGCACCTGTGTTGCGCAACCGGGAATCGGTTCGGCCTGGCGGCCGATGCCGATATGGATGCGATGTTCCTTCAGCGCCGCGGCGTGCTCCTCCGCAAGCATCTCGTACAGCTTCAGTTCGACACCGGGGTGGGTGCGGCTGAATTGCTTGAGGGCGGGCGGCAGCACGCTGTACATCGCCGAGCGTGTGAAGCCGATGCCCAGCCAGCCGCGCCGGCCTTCTCCGATGTCGCGCGCGGCGCTGGACGCGCGCTCGTACTGGGACAGGATCTGACGCGCTTCGGCCAGGAAGAACGTGCCGGCTTCGGTCAGGCGCAGCGGCCGTGTGCGGCGATCGATCAGCGCCGCGCCCAGGCGGTCTTCCAAGGTGCGTATCTGCTGGCTCAGCGCGGGCTGCGCCACGTGCAGGCGCTGCGCCGCCCGCGTGAAGTTGCGCGTTTCGGCCAGGACCACGAAAAACTGAAGGTGCCGAAGATTCAAGTCGGCCTCGTCCAAAAGGGATGCACGGATCCGCTAGTCTACTTTCGCGCCCCGCGCCCCGCTGGTGCTGCGCGCGCTGCCCGGGGTAACGTCCCAGCGCGTCGTGCTGGGACGGCCGGCATGAGCGCGTGCGGCCGCCGCTATCCGCGCAGGCCATTGATGCCTGCCAGGCAACACACTGATCCTCGCCGCGCGTCTACCGGCGCGCGGCGCCCGGGCCTACGATGAGAGCGTTGCCTGAGCGCATGCAGCCGATGCTGCGAGAGCGCAAAGGCCCTTCACACCGATCGAGGATCCATCATGAGTCAACGCATCAACGCCTTCGCCAAATCGCCCGAGCTGTTCAAGAAGTACATCGAGTTCAGCACGCTGGTGAAGTCCAGCGCCATCGAAGCGCCGCTGCTGCACCTGATCGACATCCGCGCTTCGCAAATGAACGGCTGCGGCTTCTGCCTGGACATGCATGTGAAGGAAGCCAAGATCCATGGCGAACGCGAGCTGCGCCTGCACCACGTCGCCATTTGGCGCGAATCCCAGCTGTTCTCGGATCGCGAACGCGCCGCGCTGGCCTGGACGGAAGTGTTGACCCGTTTGCCCGAGCACGGCGTGCCCGATGAGATCTACGAATCGGTGCGCGCGCACTTCTCCGAAAAAGAGCTTTCCGACCTGAGCTTCGCCATCATGGCCATCAACGGCTGGAACCGGCTGAACGTCGGCTTCCGCACGCCGCCGGGGTCGGCCGACAAGGCCTATGGCCTGGACAAGGCGAATCTGGAATAGGCCCGTCCGCGCTACGGCCAAGGATCGTTCCATGAATACACCGCAACCGCCGCCCGTGGAGGCCCTGGCGAAGTACCGGGGCGAAGCATTCCGGCCCCTGTACACGGGCACGGTCACGGTGTCGGGCGGCGCGGCCGCGCACGGACGGGCGTCCGGGATCGCCCGTTCGGACGACGGCGCGCTGGATGTCGCGCTGCGATTGCCGCTGGAACTCGGCGGTCCGGGCGGGGGCAGCAATCCGGAGCAATTGTTCGCGGCGGCGTTCGCGGCCTGTTTTCACGGCGGCTTGAGCCTGCTGGCCGCACGCGACGGCCTGCAGACCTGCGACGCCAGCGTCCGGGCGCGCGTGACCTTCGGCCGCGATCCGGCGGATGGCCTGTATGCCCTGACCGCCTGCATCGACATCCGCCTGCCCGGCCTGGATCGCGCAGTCGCGGACGAGCTGGTGCGCAATACCGAACGCCTGTGCCCCTATTCCAAGATGGCGCGGCAGGGCATTCATATCGTGGTCGCCTTGACTGGTTAGACGCTCTCAGCTTGCCGGCTTCAGGAAGCTTTCGGTGGTGTGCAGGTCCAGCGCGCGAATGTGCGTCGTCATGAAGTCGACGAAGACGCGGATGCGCGATGGCAGGTGCTGGCGGCTCAGATAGCAGATGTAATGGCCGCGGTCGTCCGGCGCGTATTGCGGCAGGCAGGCTGTCAACGTTCCGTCCCGCAGATGATCGCGGATCTGGTATCCGGCCATCTGCGCAATGCCTTCGCCATCCAGTACCGCCTGCAGCACCAGATCGGGGTCGTTGAAAGCGAGCATGGCCTGGGGCGCCTGCGGGGCGAACCTGCGGATATGGCCGCCTACCTTGAATTCCCACTCGTAGACCCGCCCCGAGGGCAGGCGGAAATTCACGCAGCGATGATGGGCCAGATCTTCGATGCGGTCCGGCTGGCCGTGCGCGGCGATATAAGCGGGCGACGCGCACAGCAGCATCTGCATGGGAACCAGCTGCCGGGCAATGATCTGGCTGTCTTCCATGCGGCCATTGCGGAAGGACACGTCCACGCCGTCGCTCGTGAAGTCCGTGGGCCGGTCGTCCAGCAGCAGTTCGACGGCGATGTCCGGGTAGGCCGTCCGGAAGTCCTTCAGCAGCGGCCCGACGATCTTGCGGCCGAAACCCACGGCGGCGCTCACGCGCAGCCGGCCCGATGGCGGGCCTTCGCGCAGTTCGCGCATGTCGTCCAGCGCCTGCACGATGCGCTCGACCCCCGCATGGCAGTTCGCGTAGAAGCGTTCGCCCTCGCGCGTCAGCGACGTGCTGCGCGTGGTCCGCACGAACAACCGGATGCCTAACTGGTCTTCCAGCTTTTGCACGCTGCGGCTCACCGCCGACCGTCCGATGCCGAGCCGGTCTCCCGCCTTGGCGAAGCTGCCTTCGGCCGCCACGGCGATGAACGCCACCACCCCGGCATAGCTGGTGGCAAAGCTGGCTGCCAGCGCGTCAGCGCGGGCGCCGGGCGCGACCGGGAAGGAAAGCGCACCCTGGGCCGCGATCGCGCCGGCCGGGGAGCCGGCGCCGTCCGATGAAGAGGAAATGTTGTCCATGCCCCATAAGACGTTTCAGCCGATCATTTTGTGACTGTAGGCCCCCCCCCGAAGCGCTGACGCGCTTCCCCCCCAGGGGGGCGACGCTGGCGGACCGGCGGAGCCGGATCCGCGGCGTCCCCGGTCGTGGGGCACCTGTTTTCATGGGTGAGGTCGGGCGGGGAGGCTCGTTCCCGAGGCGCTTCGCGCTTCCCTCTTAAGGGCACCACGCTGGCGGACCGGCGGGGCCGGATCCGCAGCGTCCCCGAGGGGGAGCGCCGGTGTGTGGTGTGTCGGTGGTGCTGGGGCTGAAGAGGGGGCGGAGCGTTGGGCGGCGCTTCCGTTCAGGGAGGGACGTTGACGTTGCTTACTGCACGGGAATCAGGGCGGGGGCGCCCTTGTTTTTGATCAGGAGGACGACGAACTTGGCGGGTTGGGACTGGCTGGCGTTGCGGCCGACGATATGGATGTCGTTGGGGCCTTCATAGAAAGTCTGGCCCGGCGTGAGGGTGACGGGGTCGGCGCCTTTGACCTGCATCACGATCTTGCCTTCCAGCACGTAGACAAAGGCATGCGCGTCGTGGCGGTGGATGGGGTCGACGGCGCCCGGCGGATATTCGACGGTGATCATCTCCGCTTCCTTGCCGGGGAAGTCCGGCATGTCCCGGGTCATCAGCGGCGTGACGATGGCCTGGGGGGCGGCAGGGGCGGCGCCACTGTGCGCGGCGTGCGCAGCGGCAGGCGAAGCGGCGAGTGCCTGCTGGCCCAGCAGCGCGCCCGCGGCCAAAAGGGCAAAAGTAAATCCGGCGATTTTCGGCATGACGATTCCTGGATGTTGAACTGCATGCCTATGCTAGGAACGACCCGCGCACCCCGGAAGATCTCCGCAAGGGACCGCGCTGTTGCCCGCACGGCACCAATAACGCGCGCACTCCCCCCAACGCCAAGTCAGCCCACCCTCCCAACCCAACCCTACCCATGAAAACGGGTGCCTCACGACCGGGGACGCCGCGGATCCGGCTCCGCCGGTCCGCCGGCGTCGCCCCCTTCGAGGGGGAGGCGCGTTAGCGCTTCGGGGGTGGGCTTTCCCTCCGGTCCGCCAGCGTCGCCCCCTTCGAGGGGGAAGCGCGTTAGCGCTTCCGGGGTGGGCTTTCCAATCCTCGCGAGCTTGTCGGGATTGCGCTGGACCAGCACGCGGACGATCCGCGAGCCGTCGGTTTCGTAGGTCTGCACCGATTCCAGCTCGCCCTGGATGAAGCGCAGCAGGGCCCATTGGCCGTTGACCTGCGCGACCTCGATGCGCAGGGTGTCGCCATAGCGGCGGCGGCCGGCGTAGAACAGTTGGGCCAGGCGCTTGGCGCCCACCAGGCTGGAAAAACTCGGCACCTTGCCGCCGCCGTCGCCGATCAATTCGGCGTCCTCGCGCAGCAGTGCGTGCAGGGCCTGGAAGTCGCCCTGCTGCATGGCCTGCGCGAAGCTCAGCATCAGGCGCCGGTGGGTTTCCGGCGCAACCGGGTGGCGCGGGCTTGCCTGTTGCAGCTGCTGTTTGGCGCGGCGGACCAGCTGGCGGCAGGCAGCCTCGGATTTGCCCAGGGTGTGGGCCACGTCGCGGTAGTCGGCGTCGAACACCTCGCGCATCAGGAAGGCGGCGCGCGCCTCCGGCGTCAGGCGTTCGAGCATGAACAGGAAAGCCACGGACACGTCGTCGGCCAGCGCGTGGATTTCCTCCGGCGTGGGCGGCGATTCCATCAATATCGGCTCGGGCAGCCAGACGCCAACGTAGTTTTCACGCTGCGCTTTGGCGGCCCGCAAACGGTCGATCGCAAGACGGGTGGTGACGGTGACCAGCCAGGCCTCCGGATTGTCCACGGCGGCGTGGTCGGCTTCATTCCAGCGCAACCAGGCGTCCTGCACCACGTCGTCCGCGTCGGCAACGGCGCCCAGCATGCGGTACGCGATGGCATGCAGCCGGGGGCGGATTCGGGTGAAGAGGCCGGTGGGATCGGGCATGGACGAACGCGGTACGCGCAAATGGCAGGGCAGGAGCGCCGGTATTTTGCTGTTCGCCCGACCGTTCGGCAAATCCGGCCGTCGTGCCCGGGACAGACCATTCCAATTCCCGGCGTTACCGCCGCCGCATTGTCCGTGCAGATGGAAAATTGATTTCCTTTTCCAAAGGTTTATCCCGATCCTGCAGCCGAGCAGAATGACCCCATCGAGCGAGGTATTCAGCGCTGCCGTGTCCAAGCGGCCTTCGCGGTGCACCTGCCGCTCGCACAGAGACAGAGAGGAGTACTGCAATGAAAGCCAGAAGCATCGTTTCCACCTTGGTTCTTTCCCTTGCCGCGATCGGCGCGGCGCAAGCGCAGACCACCCCGTTCCAGGGCGTGTACGGCAAGACCTACAGCAATGTGACCCGTGAGCAGGTCGTCGAAGAGCTGCGCGCCGCCCGCGCCGCCGGTTTGACCGGCAATCAGGATCCGGACAACCAGCCCTTCACTCCGCAGAAGGCGACCCCCGCAGCTAACGCGAATATCGCCGTGCAGCCGAGCCGGGACGAGCAATCC
The sequence above is a segment of the Bordetella genomosp. 9 genome. Coding sequences within it:
- a CDS encoding LysR family transcriptional regulator — its product is MAFIAVAAEGSFAKAGDRLGIGRSAVSRSVQKLEDQLGIRLFVRTTRSTSLTREGERFYANCHAGVERIVQALDDMRELREGPPSGRLRVSAAVGFGRKIVGPLLKDFRTAYPDIAVELLLDDRPTDFTSDGVDVSFRNGRMEDSQIIARQLVPMQMLLCASPAYIAAHGQPDRIEDLAHHRCVNFRLPSGRVYEWEFKVGGHIRRFAPQAPQAMLAFNDPDLVLQAVLDGEGIAQMAGYQIRDHLRDGTLTACLPQYAPDDRGHYICYLSRQHLPSRIRVFVDFMTTHIRALDLHTTESFLKPAS
- a CDS encoding cupin domain-containing protein; this translates as MPKIAGFTFALLAAGALLGQQALAASPAAAHAAHSGAAPAAPQAIVTPLMTRDMPDFPGKEAEMITVEYPPGAVDPIHRHDAHAFVYVLEGKIVMQVKGADPVTLTPGQTFYEGPNDIHIVGRNASQSQPAKFVVLLIKNKGAPALIPVQ
- a CDS encoding DUF4148 domain-containing protein, which gives rise to MKARSIVSTLVLSLAAIGAAQAQTTPFQGVYGKTYSNVTREQVVEELRAARAAGLTGNQDPDNQPFTPQKATPAANANIAVQPSRDEQSLAQLKFGDIDNMPFQGS
- a CDS encoding Ohr family peroxiredoxin, whose product is MNTPQPPPVEALAKYRGEAFRPLYTGTVTVSGGAAAHGRASGIARSDDGALDVALRLPLELGGPGGGSNPEQLFAAAFAACFHGGLSLLAARDGLQTCDASVRARVTFGRDPADGLYALTACIDIRLPGLDRAVADELVRNTERLCPYSKMARQGIHIVVALTG
- a CDS encoding carboxymuconolactone decarboxylase family protein, whose product is MSQRINAFAKSPELFKKYIEFSTLVKSSAIEAPLLHLIDIRASQMNGCGFCLDMHVKEAKIHGERELRLHHVAIWRESQLFSDRERAALAWTEVLTRLPEHGVPDEIYESVRAHFSEKELSDLSFAIMAINGWNRLNVGFRTPPGSADKAYGLDKANLE